In the genome of Mercurialis annua linkage group LG8, ddMerAnnu1.2, whole genome shotgun sequence, the window TGATATAACAATGCATCAATACTATAACATTAATTGATTATCAGGGAACTTCTGTAATTGAAGGAATGTCATTGGATATGTCACTAGTATCGAGTGAGATTCACTTGAAACCTGATACGTTTTCAAAGATGCGTCATCTCAGATTTCTCAAGCTTTACTGGTCAGGAGGACAGTTTTCCATATGCAGAAAACAAAAATTGCATATTTCTCGTCGAGGCCTTCTACCTCTTCCAAAGGAGTTGAGATATCTCGAGTGGACTGATCTTTCTTTGAAATCTATACCATCAAATTTTTTTCCTGAAAATCTGGTTGTGCTCAATCTTTTTGGTAGCAAGGTTAAAGAGCTTTCCACAGGAATACAGGTTTAATTTTATACACTCAATTATTCGCCTCCTTGTTACCTATTTATATTATGCATGAAGTTGATGGTGCTAATCTGTATCTATGTGTTTcgcttgtttgtttgttttcacGATAGCATCTTGTCAATCTAGTAAAGATTGACCTTTCGGGATCTGAATATTTGACTAGACTTCCAGATCTGTCAAAGGCTAGAAATATGGCGAAAATCGACCTTAGTCGCTGCAGTAGCTTAGTGGAGGTTCACTCATCCATTCAATATCTCAACAGGCTGGAATATCTCAAGCTCGAGGGTTGTGTAAACCTGAGGAATCTTCCGAGAAAAATTGATTCGAAGGTTCTTAAATTTCTTGATTTGGAGGATTGCACAAGTGTAAAAAGATATCCAAATATTATGCAAGGAAATCTGCAAAAACTGAATTTAAATTGTACTTCAATGATTGAAGTGCCACCACCAGTTCATCTACTTGTGTCAACACTTGTTGAAGTATGGATTGAGAGTTGCAGAAACGTCTCGAATCTACCAGACAGTTTCCATAAACTAAAGTCTCTTGAGAAACTCAGTTTATGCAATTGGTCAGAACTTGAGAGTTTTCCTGAAATCTCGGAACCCATGAATCTAGAATCAGTAGATTTGAGTTACTGCAAAAAGTTAAAGAGGCTTCCGGATAGCATATGTAATTTAAAATCCTTGGAATTTCTTATTTTAGATGGAACAGCTATAAAAGAAATACCGATATCGATTGAACATCTGCATTGCCTTGTCTCGTTCGAACTCAGAGACTGCAAATACCTTGAAAGCCTTCCGAGTTGTATCAGTAGACTTCCTGAACTTGGAAATTTGTACATAAATGGATGCACGAGTCTCCGATCTTTACCTGAGCTTCCGCCGTCTTTACAAATTCTAGATGCACATAACTGCATATCACTGAATACTATATCGATCAAATGCAGAGAATATTGCAACCTTGCCCATTTAGATTTCACAAACTGCTCAAAGTTGGATGAAAATGTATTAGGTGCTCAGTGGATCATTCAGCATGCTGACAATCCGGTGCGTAACACTAACTAGCTAGACCCTTTGTTTTTTTCTAGTAAATTAAAATGTGCATGGATTAAGTTCAAATGTGCATAATTTATTCGAAGTTTATCAATAGACCAACTCTCTTCGTATTCGTTACTAAATGTTAAACTTTTGTGTTACAGAATACTATTATTGTCTATCCAGGAAGTAAAGTTCCAGAATGGTTCAGTTTTCAAAGTATGGGAGCCTCCGTTGTGACCCGGTTTCCCTTAAATCAGGATCATTTGAAAGGAATCGCGTTCTGCGTTGTCTTTAAATTTAAGAAACTTCCAAAGGCGATTCATGAATTGCGTTTTAAGATCAAATGCATAGACAAAGGTGATGATTATGTGAGCATCTCTTGTCCATGTAATGCTGTGCCAGAGTCGGAACATGTACTAATTGTGTACATTGATCGCATCCACCTCAAACAATTTTCAGGAACTGTATCTTCACTTGAATTCCGTCCTTACGGGTCTTTCAAGTATCCGAAAGTTGAAAGTTTTAAGCATTGTGAGGTGACAAGATGTGGTATCCATCTGCTACGACATGATGCATTTGTCGGCGATGGCGACGGACGGCAATACTAGCTCCAAAATCTTCCATGTAATAACTTCCTTTATCAGGATATACTAATAAATACACTTATAATTAATACATTtgctgttttttcttttttcacagAATTGAATTGTTGCACTTCATTTGATACTAGAGCACTTGAAGAGTACTATGCTTAAGTACCTTGTCGAAGAATGTTGCTGGTGCCGTCTTTTTAATTCCTAATGAAcaaatcaacttggtaaaatGGGTTTTGGAGTCTCAATCAacattgattaattaaaatttcaatcgatgattaaaattaaacaaaaaatagtttgaaatagaaaaattgtaaattatgaaatattgtactataatatattatttttgatcattttatttgtatttaattctTATATAgtagtaattattttaaaccttttcttagaataataattacttttaacttttttagagtAATAATTACTTTAACTTGTAATGAtcgattttttttgaaaagaactTGAAAAATGGGtaaatactaaataataaataaaaatcaattacttaaaaacaaaagGCTAATAAGCTGAAAAAACTCTGACCTTGTTttggtttcaattccaccatcacgttgcaattttttcaattttattctatttcagattttctgttttcaattgcaccctgaaatattaaattgaactctttcaTTTGGATAATATTCAAAATAGATCCttcatatttatcaaataatctaaatattctttaatgttataaattacataaaaaaaacccATCTTCtccataaaatcaaaaaaattaattaaatttaaattaattaaataaataaaaattagaatttgttCGGTGGTAGGTGCGGCGGTGGATGGTTTGGGCGATGGTGGGTGACGAGCAGAGTTTGGTAGATGGGTCTGGTGATGGCGGGTCCGATGAAAGCGCAGTGGGAtgtattgaaatttaataattagttataattaatattttatttaggatttatttgaaacttttttaagTTTAGAGACTTGTGTAAAtttatccaaatgaaaaaaagaatgaaatgaTTCTTAAATGTagttgttttatatattttaatccttataataataaaattatttattttttctaattcagggtgtatttgaaaactaaaatctgaaatagggtaaaattgaaaaaattgcaacgtcaggatggaattaaaaatcaatataaaagtTAGGGTTTTTTCAGCCCATTAGCCAAAACAAAACCCTCCTAGAACCCTTCTCATttcttgaaattaaaaaaaaaaaaaacacagcaGCAACCATCAAGAATGCAATTCCTCTTCCGATATCTCCGGCCCCACGGCCGCCGCCAACACCACCGGAGCTTCGTCGACGCCGCCTCCATCAAATACGTAAAAGACCGTGGGCTAGACCACGCAGTGCAGAGAGAAAAACACTTAAAACCAATGATAAACATCAAGAACCTCATTAAATCAGAGCCGTCAAAATCACTTCCACTCTCTGTAATCACTCAAAATAAAGAATTTCTCAAAATCCCAACTCGCCCAATTGATTTTATCCGAAAATACCCTTCAGTGTTTCAAGAAATTTCACCGGGTGGCATCAGTGTCCATCCCCATATCAAGCTCACTCCTCAGGTACTTGATCTTGACGCTGAAGAACAGTTAGTTTATGAGAGTGTTAGTTATAGAAAAAATGTTTCTGATAGAGTTTTAAAGCTGTTAATGATTTCTAGAATTGATAAAATTCCATTGAAGATTcttgattttgttaaatttgAGCTGGGTTTGCCTCCTGATCTTGTTAAAACTTTAGTTCCCGAGTTTCCTGATTGTTTTCGGGTTATTGGTAATGGCGATATTGATAATTATGCAAATTTATTATCCGGGTCTGGTTCGGATTTGTGTTTGGAGTTGGTTTGTTGGAGCAATGAATTGGCTTGTTCTTGCATGGAAAAGAAAGCAGCAAGTGATAAAATTGACTATAAAAAGGGAATGCCTTTAGCGTTTCCGATGCAGTTTTCGAAGGGATTCGAGATGGATAAGCACTTGAAGAAGTGGTTAAACGATTGGCAGAAGTTGCCTTATATTTCTCCGTATGAGAATGCAACACATTTAGGCTCGAGTACGGATGAGTCTGATAAGTGGGCAGTGTCTGTTTTGCATGAGGTTCTTAATCTTTTTGTGTGGAAGAAGGTTGAGATGGATACTTTGTTGTGTTTAGGAGAGTGGTTGGGGATTCGGTCTAGGTTCAAGAGAGCGTTGCTTCACCATCCCGGGCTCTTTTACTTGTCTAACAAAATGGGAAGTTGTACTGTGGTTTTGAGGGAGGCCTATAAGAGGGGAATGCTGATCGAGAGGAGTCCGTTGATAGATATTAGGAACCAGTATGTTCATCTCATGATTACTGCAAGTGAAGATCATAAAGCAATTAGTGTATCTGGAGGAAGTAAACAACGGGAAAAAAAGATGGGCCAAGAATCTAAAGAGCAAGGAGAGAAAGGCGACAATGTGGATGCTGTGGTGGGGAATGATATGGATTTAGATCATGAGGATGATGACGACGATATATATGATGAAAGTGAGGAAGAAGGTGAGAATATGACACATGCTGGtagaaatttatcaaattacaGATCAAGATTGAAGACGATTAAGAAGTTCGATGCAAGAGGGCCTTCAAAGAATTTTGGAAGACAAAGGCTGGTTCAAAAACACCATGGGGTGACCAAAGATGTAGATGATAAGGATTTAGATCTTGAGGATGATGAAAGTGAGAAAGAAGGTGAGAGTATGACTCATGGTCATAGAAACTTATCAAATAATAGATCAAGAATGAAGCCGATTAAAATATTTGATGCAAGGGAGCCTTCAAGGAATTTTGGAAGGCAAAAATCTGGAAGAAAGTCAGATATGAGAAGACGACCAGCTTGGTCGTGAGAAGACGACCTGAGGCGGCAAGTGGTTTGGGTCGGCGGGTAGTTTGGGTTTAAATGGGTGGAGCATCTTTTTAATTCGTCAAATGGTGATGAAAAAGTATCTGTTGTTGGTCTACAATTaacaataactttttaaattctATGTTTCGGACAGTATTTTAAAGATCAATTCGGTATTCCACCTGATATGGTCACTAGTTTACAGTTCAACAGATTCAACTAAATAGTTCCGCTGTTATGTATTTCAATATTTCAGGTTTGTTCGTTTCCGTTTTGTTTACGGGCAACATATTGCTCATAGCACATCAATGTAAACTGTTCACATCTTGTAATTTAAAGATTATGTCATCACTTCTTTTTCCTTTTGATAGCATACTGCTGAAGCTGCCTTTTCAAGCAATTACATTTTCAATTCATTAGCTGCA includes:
- the LOC126660332 gene encoding disease resistance-like protein DSC1 isoform X1 — encoded protein: MHSSSSSAGKHDVFISFRGVDTRDNFTSHLHTALTEQKIPTFIDYNLVRGEDIYPSLVKAIEDSKISIVVLSENYAFSGWCLDELVKILDCFRNNGQMVIPVFYKVDPDHVCDQTGSFGEAFLKHEMVSQLKVQSWRTALTEVANLAGWDSSVTRPESELIKQIIKDIFEKLSRISPSYHLRGLVGIAPRVQEIKSMLALESTDVRFIGIWGMGGVGKTTLARAVYDRISTQFESCSFISNMMQQLESCTLSQLQDQLFSTLLDKESVSRCTLNLGLSFIKDRLCRRKVLVVVDDANNSTQLQQLLLVSEPDFFGSGSRILVTSRDKQVLKNNCAADIYTMPELNDDEALRLFSLNAFRQEHPKSDHYKLQSKSVIRYAKGNALALRVLGSALYDRSEEDWESMLKRLGNISNCEIHNVLRTSYDGLDSEEQRVFLDIACFLRGRCREEVTKILGGSDSSVHFAVTTLIEKSLITVSSDNRLEIHDLLQEMGQKLVVDESRQPESRSRLWDPEDINYLLMENKGTSVIEGMSLDMSLVSSEIHLKPDTFSKMRHLRFLKLYWSGGQFSICRKQKLHISRRGLLPLPKELRYLEWTDLSLKSIPSNFFPENLVVLNLFGSKVKELSTGIQHLVNLVKIDLSGSEYLTRLPDLSKARNMAKIDLSRCSSLVEVHSSIQYLNRLEYLKLEGCVNLRNLPRKIDSKVLKFLDLEDCTSVKRYPNIMQGNLQKLNLNCTSMIEVPPPVHLLVSTLVEVWIESCRNVSNLPDSFHKLKSLEKLSLCNWSELESFPEISEPMNLESVDLSYCKKLKRLPDSICNLKSLEFLILDGTAIKEIPISIEHLHCLVSFELRDCKYLESLPSCISRLPELGNLYINGCTSLRSLPELPPSLQILDAHNCISLNTISIKCREYCNLAHLDFTNCSKLDENVLGAQWIIQHADNPNTIIVYPGSKVPEWFSFQSMGASVVTRFPLNQDHLKGIAFCVVFKFKKLPKAIHELRFKIKCIDKGDDYVSISCPCNAVPESEHVLIVYIDRIHLKQFSGTVSSLEFRPYGSFKYPKVESFKHCEVTRCGIHLLRHDAFVGDGDGRQY
- the LOC126660332 gene encoding disease resistance protein RPV1-like isoform X2, coding for MHSSSSSAGKHDVFISFRGVDTRDNFTSHLHTALTEQKIPTFIDYNLVRGEDIYPSLVKAIEDSKISIVVLSENYAFSGWCLDELVKILDCFRNNGQMVIPVFYKVDPDHVCDQTGSFGEAFLKHEMVSQLKVQSWRTALTEVANLAGWDSSVTRPESELIKQIIKDIFEKLSRISPSYHLRGLVGIAPRVQEIKSMLALESTDVRFIGIWGMGGVGKTTLARAVYDRISTQFESCSFISNMMQQLESCTLSQLQDQLFSTLLDKESVSRCTLNLGLSFIKDRLCRRKVLVVVDDANNSTQLQQLLLVSEPDFFGSGSRILVTSRDKQVLKNNCAADIYTMPELNDDEALRLFSLNAFRQEHPKSDHYKLQSKSVIRYAKGNALALRVLGSALYDRSEEDWESMLKRLGNISNCEIHNVLRTSYDGLDSEEQRVFLDIACFLRGRCREEVTKILGGSDSSVHFAVTTLIEKSLITVSSDNRLEIHDLLQEMGQKLVVDESRQPESRSRLWDPEDINYLLMENKGTSVIEGMSLDMSLVSSEIHLKPDTFSKMRHLRFLKLYWSGGQFSICRKQKLHISRRGLLPLPKELRYLEWTDLSLKSIPSNFFPENLVVLNLFGSKVKELSTGIQHLVNLVKIDLSGSEYLTRLPDLSKARNMAKIDLSRCSSLVEVHSSIQYLNRLEYLKLEGCVNLRNLPRKIDSKVLKFLDLEDCTSVKRYPNIMQGNLQKLNLNCTSMIEVPPPVHLLVSTLVEVWIESCRNVSNLPDSFHKLKSLEKLSLCNWSELESFPEISEPMNLESVDLSYCKKLKRLPDSICNLKSLEFLILDGTAIKEIPISIEHLHCLVSFELRDCKYLESLPSCISRLPELGNLYINGCTSLRSLPELPPSLQILDAHNCISLNTISIKCREYCNLAHLDFTNCSKLDENVLGAQWIIQHADNPNTIIVYPGSKVPEWFSFQSMGASVVTRFPLNQDHLKGIAFCVVFKFKKLPKAIHELRFKIKCIDKGTVSSLEFRPYGSFKYPKVESFKHCEVTRCGIHLLRHDAFVGDGDGRQY
- the LOC126660339 gene encoding protein WHAT'S THIS FACTOR 9, mitochondrial, which encodes MQFLFRYLRPHGRRQHHRSFVDAASIKYVKDRGLDHAVQREKHLKPMINIKNLIKSEPSKSLPLSVITQNKEFLKIPTRPIDFIRKYPSVFQEISPGGISVHPHIKLTPQVLDLDAEEQLVYESVSYRKNVSDRVLKLLMISRIDKIPLKILDFVKFELGLPPDLVKTLVPEFPDCFRVIGNGDIDNYANLLSGSGSDLCLELVCWSNELACSCMEKKAASDKIDYKKGMPLAFPMQFSKGFEMDKHLKKWLNDWQKLPYISPYENATHLGSSTDESDKWAVSVLHEVLNLFVWKKVEMDTLLCLGEWLGIRSRFKRALLHHPGLFYLSNKMGSCTVVLREAYKRGMLIERSPLIDIRNQYVHLMITASEDHKAISVSGGSKQREKKMGQESKEQGEKGDNVDAVVGNDMDLDHEDDDDDIYDESEEEGENMTHAGRNLSNYRSRLKTIKKFDARGPSKNFGRQRLVQKHHGVTKDVDDKDLDLEDDESEKEGESMTHGHRNLSNNRSRMKPIKIFDAREPSRNFGRQKSGRKSDMRRRPAWS